The genomic segment AGGAGGAGCCGTCCGGGGTCGGCCGGGTCGGGGGCGGAGGCGATGTCCCCGTAGGCCGGTTCGTGGGTGGCGATGGCCTCCGCCTCGGAGCGGGCGGGCTCCCCGGTCCCGGGGTGCGCGGGCACGGCCGCCGCCGGGAAGGGGCGGACCGCCGGGCGGGCCAGTGCCGTGGTGTGCCGCCAGGTGGCGTAGGTGAGGAGGATGCCGACGAGGGCGAGACCGGTGCCGAGGACGGAGGTGACCAGGGTCGGGGCGAGCGAGTCGCCGTCGAACCAGCGGGGCAGCCACCCCACGGCGGCGCCGAGCCCGGCCGCGGGGAGGAACAGCACCCAGAGCACGGCGTTCATGACCACGGGCGTGGGGCCGTGGTGCGGGGTATTGGGCGTGAGACCGGGGGCGCCGGCCGCACCGGGCTCCCCGGCCGGGCCGGCGCCGGCCGGTGCGGAGCGCGCGTCCTCGCCGTCGTCCGGGACGGTGGCCGCGGCCGGCTCCGTACTCCGGCCGGCGGCCGGTGTGGTTCCCGGGGCCGCGGCCGGAGCGGCGTCCGGAACGGCGTCCGGAGCGGCGGACGCGCGGGCGCCGGGGACGCCCATGAGGAGCCAGAGACGGGTGGCGTAGGCGGCGGTGAGGAGGGCGGTGAGCAGGCCGGCGGCGAGCACGATCCAGCCCGCGGCGGCCGGGATGCCCGGGGAGTCGCCGAGGGCGGTGTGCTCGGCGGCGCCCAGCACCGCCTCCTTGGAGAAGAAGCCGCTGAACGGCGGGACGGCGGCCAGGGCCAGCAGGGCGACCGTCATCGTCCAGAAGGCGTCGGGCGCACGCCGGCGCAGCTCCGGCATCCGGGACATGGCGGCGAGCGAGTTGGTCCCGGCGACGTGGATGAGCACGCCCGCGCCGAGGAAGAGGAGGGCCTTGAACGCTCCGTGGGTGAGGAGGTGGAAGACGGCGGCACCGCGCTCGCCGACGGCCAGGGCCCCGGTCATATAGCCGAGCTGGCCCAGGGTGGAGTAGGCGAGGACGCGTTTGATGTCGTCCTGGGCGAGGGCGGCGAGCGCGGAGCCGGCCATCGTCACGGCGGCCATCAGCCCGAGGACGACGAGCGCGACGGCGGAGGAGGTGAAGACCGGCAGCAGCCGGGCGACGAAGTAGACACCGGCGGCGACCATCGTCGCGGCGTGGATCAGCGCGGAGACCGGCGTGGGGCCGGCCATCGCGTCGGGCAGCCAGGTGTGGAGCGGGAACTGCGCGGACTTGCCCGCCACGCCCGCGAGCAGCAGCAGCGCGATCAGGGTGGGATGGGCGAGCCCGTCACCGGAGGAGGCCGCGGTGAGGACGCCGCTGATGCGGAAGGTGCCGGCCTCGTCGGCGAGCGCGAACAGGCCGATGAGGAGGGGCACGTCACCGAGCTTGGTGACGAGGAACGCCTTGAGGGAGGCGGCGCGGGCTGCCTCCGTCTCCCAGTAGTGGCCGACCAGGAAGTACGAGCAGATGCCCATGATTTCCCAGCCGACCAGCAGCACCATCAGATCGCCGGAGTAGACGACGAGCAGCATCGCGGCGGTGAAGAGGGAGACCAGGGCGGCGTAGGAGGCGTAGCGGGGGTCGTCCCGGAGGTAGCCGGTCGAGTAGAGCTGCACGCAGGTGGCGACGGTGCCGACGAGCACGGCGACCAGCACCGCGAACCCGTCCAGGTGCAGGGCGAGATCGATCGGGACGGATCCGGTGGGCGTCAGCCGGGTCCCGGCGTCCAGGGCCTCGCCGCCGCCCTGGCGCACGGCGGTGAACCCGGCCAGGATCGCGGCCGCGAGGGTCGGCAGCACGGCGAGGGGCCGCACGAAGCCGGGGGCCCGCCGGCCGGTGAGCAGGATCGCCGCGGCGCCGAGGAACGGCAGGAGGGGGACGAGGACGGCAAGGGTCGTGGTCGTCACGCGGCGGCCTCTGCCTTCTGTTCCGGTGCCTGCTGGGTGCCGTCCGCCGCCGCGGCGGTGGTCCCGTCCGGGCCGGTGTCCGGGCCGCGTCCGCCGGGTTCGGCGGTGTCCCGGAGCCGGTCGATGTCGGAGCTTCCCCGGTTGCGGTACACGAGGAGGACGATGGCGAGGCCGATGCCGATCTCGGCGGCGGCGATGGTGATGGTGAAGAGGGTCAGCGCCTGCCCGGCGTGCAGGGTGTCGCGGAGCCAGACGTCGAAGGCGACCAGGTTGAGGTTGACGGCGTTGAGCATCAGCTCGACCGACATGAGGACCAGGATCGCGTTGCGCCGGGCGAGGACGCCGTAGAGGCCGGTGCAGAAGAGGAGGGCGGCCAGCACGGCGGGATAGGCGAGATGCATCAGCCCTGCTCCTTGTCGTCCCGGTCGCCGTTCCGGCCGGTGCCGCTCCCGTTCCCGGCGCTGCCGCCGCGCGTGCCGCCGGCGCTGCTTCCGGCACCGCCGCCGCGGCCGGTGGTGTTTCCGGACCGGCCCGGGGGCGGTGTGCCGGGGCCGGCCGGCGGAGTGGCCGGGGTGCCGTTTCTGCGGGAGAGGACGATCGCCCCGACGAGGGCGGCGAGCAGCAGCACGGACAGCGCCTCGAACGGCAGCACCCAGTGGCTGAACAGCATCCGGCCGGAGGCCTCCGTGCTGCCCCGCGCGGGCCCGTCCAGGTCGATCCAGGTGGTGCGGAAGGCGTCCACGACCACCCAGACCAGGGTCACCGCGGCCACCGACGCAACCGCCAGCGCGACCGGGCGGTTGCCCGAATCCGCGTCCGGGGAGCGGCCGATGGGCGCCCTGGTCAGCATCAGCCCGAAGAGCAGCAGGACCACCACCGAGCCCACGTAGATCAGCACCTGCACCCAGGCGATGAACTCGGCCGTCAGCAGCAGGTACTCGACGGCCAGTCCGCCGAGCGCCACGACCAGCCAGAGCGCGGCGTGCACCAGTTGCCGGGTGGTGACGGTGACGACCGCAGCGCCCAGGGTGACCAGGCCAACCAGCAGGAAGGCGATCTCCACACCGGAGGTCGACAGAAAGCCCCGGGTCTGCTCGGAGGCGGCCAGGGTTCCGGCGGCGAGGAGCGCCGGACCGGTCCCGGTCATGCGCCGCCCTCCCGCCGCTGCTCCGGCTGCTCCGGCCCGCCCGGCTGCTGTCCGCCCGCCGCCTGCTCGGCCTCGGCCGCCTGCTCGGCCGCCGCGATCTTGTCGGCGGTCTTGCGGGCCGCCGCGATCTCCTTCGGCTCCTCGGCCGCCGCGTCGAGCGCGGGCGGGGCGGGCACCGTCCACATCCACTCGCGGAGCTTGTCGCGCTCGTGGGTGAGTTCGAGAATGTCGGTCTCGGCGTACTCGAACTCCGGTGACCAGAACAGCGCGTCGAAGGGGCAGACCTCGATGCAGATGCCGCAGTACATGCAGAGCGCGAAGTCGATGGCGAACCGGTCGAGCACATTGCGGCTGCGTTCGCGCCCGCCCGGCGCGGCCGGGGGCACCGTCTCCTTGTGCGAGTCGATGTAGATGCACCAGTCCGGGCACTCCCGGGCGCAGAGCATGCAGACCGTGCAGTTCTCCTCGAACAGCCCGATCACACCGCGCGAGCGCGGCGGCAGTTCGGGCTGCACATCCGGGTAACGGGCGGTGTGCGCGCGCCGCGTCATCGTCCGCAGCGTCACGGCCAGCCCCTTGGCGAGGCCGCTGCCCGGCATGGGGGACATCAGGAAATCACCACCTTGACGACACCGGTGAGCGCGATCTGCGTGAGCGCGAGCGGGACGAGCACGGTCCAGGCGAGCTTCTGCAACTGGTCCTCGCGGAGCCTCGGGTAGCTGACCCGCAGCCAGATGACGACGAACGCGAGCAGCCCGGTCTTGAGCAGGGTCCAGACCCAGCCGAGTCCGTCGGCCGCGAACGGCCCGTGCCAGCCGCCGAGGAAGAGCACGGCGGTCAGCGCGCAGAGCACGACGATCCCCGCGTACTCGGCGAGCAGGAACAGCGCGAAGCGCAGACCGGTGTACTCGGTGTACGCGCCGAAGATGATCTCGGAGTCGGCCACCGGCATGTCGAACGGCGGCCGCTGCAGCTCCGCGAGCCCGGCCGTGAAGAAGACCAGCGCGCCGGTGATCTGCCACGGCACCCACCACCACTGGAAGCCGTCCACGATGCCGGTGAGCGACACCGTCCCGGCGGCCATCGCCACGGAGGCGGCGGCCAGCAGCATCGGCAGCTCGTACGCCAGCAGCTGGGCGGCCGTGCGGAGGCCACCGAGCAGCGAGAACTTGTTCGCCGACGCCCAGCCGCCCATCAGTGAGCCGAGCACGCCGACGCCCAGCACCGCCAGCACGAAGAAGATGCCCGCGTCCAGGGACTGGCCGACGGCGTCCCCCGGGCCGACCGGGATGGCGACCAGCACCAGCAGATACGGCAGCAGCGCGACGGCGGGCGCGAGCTGGAAGACGCGCCGGTCGGCCCGCGCCGGGACGATGTCCTCCTTCTGCGCGAACTTGACGCCGTCCGCCACCAGTTGGGCCCAGCCGTGGAAGCCGCCCGCGTACATCGGGCCGAGCCGGCCCTGCATATGGGCCATGACCTTGTGTTCGGTCTGGCCGACCACGAGCGGCAGGACGAGGAACGCCAGGAAGACCGCGAGCAGCCGCCATACGACGTCGAGCACGTCGCTCACGAGTCGCCTCCCGCGGAGTCGGAGCCGGAGTCGGAGCCGGAGTCCGCGTCGGAGCCGGAGTCCGTGTCAGGGCCGGAGTCCGTGTCGGAGCCGGAGTCCGCGTCGGGGCCGGGGTTGAGCCAGGGCGCGTCCGGGGAGCGCGGCGCCGGCTTCCGCCCGGCGGACTCCCCCGCCGGGCGCTTCCCGGCCGCGCGTCCGCTGTCGCCCGGGCCGCTGTCCTTCGGGCCGCTCCCGCGCGGGCCGCTCTCCGGCGTACCGGTGTCCCGGGCGGGCTCGTCCGTTCCCGTCGCGGGCGGGGCCGCCGCGCCGTCCGGGGGCGTTCCCTCCCGCTCCGCCGCCCGCTGGCTCGCGGAGCCGGCGCTCGCGCTGCGGGCCCGGCGCGGCCTGCGCTCGGCCGCGCCCGCCGGGGCGGCGGCGCCCGCCGCACCGGCCCGGCCCGCCGCACCGGCCGCCCGCGCACCGCGGGCGGCGCGGGTGGGCGCCGGGGGCAACTGGCCCTTCAAAGGGCCCCATTCGTTCGGGTCCGGCACGCCCGGCGGCAGCATCTGCCGCCGCTTGGGCCCGCCGTGCCCGGACTCGCCGGGCTCCTTGGCTCCCGGCCACGCCTTGGCGACCCGGGCCGCCAGGACGAAGTCCTTGCGCAGCGGGTGCCCCTCGAAGTTCTCGGGGAGCAGCAGCTTCTCCAGTCCGGGGTGGCCGGTGAAGCCGATGCCGAACATCTCGTGCGTCTCGCGCTCGTGCCAGGTCGCGCCCGCGTACACGCCGGAGGCGGTGGGCAGTTCGGCGGCGTCGTGCGGGACGGTCGTCCGGACGAGCAGCCGCCGCACGCCCGTTCCGGAGGCGGCGTCGGGCAGGGAGACGAGGTGCGCGGCCACCAGGAAGCCGGTGCCGGGCTCGTCCACGGCGCTCAGCCAGTCGAAGTACGTGCAGCGGAGCGCGTCCCGGGCGATCTCCAGGGCGAGCACCCAGGAGGCGGCCGGCACATCGACGGTGAGCAGGTCGTAGGCGTCCGAGGCCGTCGCCCCGGCACCGAACAGTTCTTCGGCGGCCCCGGGGAGCCAGCCGACGGGCGGCTGTCCGGCGGCGGTGCCGCCGTCGGCCTCGGCGGGCCCGTCGGCCTCGTCGGGCCGGTTCGGCTCGGTCATCGGTCGCCCTCCTCGGGGGCGGTCGGCGGCTTCGGCGCGCTGCCGGGGTGCCCGGGCCCGGCCGCCGGGCCCTCCTCCGCCGGGGACGCGGTGGACGGGCGGTCGGCAGGTGGCTCGGGCGGGGCGGCGCCGGCCGCGGTGCCGCCGCCGGAACGCGGTTCGCCGGCGGCCGTCTCGGCCGCCGCTGCCGCCGGGGTGGGCTCGTCCGCGGCGCCCGCTCCCGGGCCGGGGTCCGTACCGTCCCCCGCCGGGGCGGGCGGTGCCTGGACCGGTCCGCTGCGGAGCTGGGCCGCCGTGGGGCGGCGCCCGGCGGCCGGCCCGGTCCCGGGTCCGTACCGCTCGCCCAGCGACTCCCGCGCGATCTTCTCCTGGAGCTTGAGGATGCCCTGGAGCAGCGCCTCCGGCCGGGGCGGGCAGCCGGGGACGTAGACGTCGACGGGGATGATCTGGTCCACGCCCTTCGTCACCGAGTACGAGTCCCAGTACGGGCCGCCGCAGTTGGAGCAGGCGCCGAAGGAGATGACGTACTTCGGCTCGGGCATCTGTTCGTACAACCGGCGGACCGCGGGCGCCATCTTGTCGGTGACCGTGCCGGAGACCACCATCAGGTCGGCCTGGCGCGGGCCGGGCGCGAAGGGGATGACGCCGAGCCGGATGAAGTCGTGCCGGGCCATCGACGCGGCGATGAACTCGATCGCGCAGCAGGCGAGTCCGAAGTTGAAGACCCAGAGGCTGTAGCGGCGGCCCCAGTTGAGGACCACCTTCATCGGCTCGGGCGCGAGCCGGGAGAGCACGCCGAGACGGCGCGGCTCCGGCAGGAACTCGGGGCCGGCGGAGGCTCCTTGACCGGCGGGGCCACCGTGCTGGGCGGGGCCGCCGGGGCCGCCGGCCGTGTTCGTCACGTCCATTCCAGGACGCCCTTCTTCCAGGCGTACAGCAGGCCGACGGCGAGGAAGCCGAGGAAGACGAACATCTCCACCAGCGTGACGCCGCCGAAGCCCGGCGCGGCGAAGACCGTCGCCCACGGAAACAGGAAGATCGAGTCCACGGCGAAGATCACGTACAGGAAGGCGTAGACGTAGTAGCGGACCTGGGTGTGCGCCCAGCCCTCGCCCACGGGGTCGACCCCGCACTCGTACGTCAGCAGCTTCTCCGGTGTGGGCACCACCGGCCGGAGCAACCGCCCGGCCGTGAACGCCACGACGACGAAGAGCACCCCGACGGCGGCGAGCACGCCGACGACCGCGTAGCCCTCGAAGTAATCCGCCGCCAACTGGACAGGTGCCGTGCGTACGGTCGGCTCCAGCACGTCCGCCCCTCGTTACTCGGCTGCGTTCTCTCCACGTCGTCCGAACGTCTTCCCGACGCCGTCCACACTCTCTTCACGACGTCCGCACGGGCGCCCTCCCGGCCGTCCGTCCGACGATCTGTACGCAGGGAGTCTAGGCCCTGCCCGCCCGCGTGTGAGCAGCCCGTACCGCACCTGGTGGGGGAACGGTGGGGTTGTCCCCACCCCCGGCCCCCGGGCGTCCCCATGGCGCGGGCCCCGCCCCCTCCGGCAGGCTGAGCGCATGACCGACACTTCCGCTGCCCGCGCCACCCGCCGCCCCGGGCCGCGGGGAGGAGGCGCGGACGGGACGGGCCGGGCCCCGGAAGACCGCGAGCGGCTCGCGTCGCCCGGCTTCGCTTACGGGGCGCAGACCTGGCGGGAGATCGCGCATCTCCTCGCCAATCTGCCGCTGGGTGTCGCGGGGTTCGCCTATGTGTCGGTGTGGCTGTACGCGGGCGCGGCGCTCTCCGTGACGGTGATCGGTCTGCCGGTGCTGGCCCTCGGGCTTCTGGGGGCACGCCAGTTCGGCAAGCTGGAGCGGGCCCGCGCACGGGTACTGCTGGCCCTGCCGGTCGAGGAGCCGAGCCCCATCCGGGGCCGCGCGCACGGCGGTTTCTTCCCCTGGCTGTGGAGCAGCCTGAAGGACCCGGTGGGCTGGCGGACCGTGCTGTACTCGCTGATCAGGCTGCCGTGGGGGGTGCTCACCTTCACCGTGACCCTCGTCTCGCTCTTCGCCGCCTGGCCCGTGCTGGGGTGGACGGCGCGGGCGCTGACGCACGGTGACCGGGCGATGGTGCGGGGGCTGCTGTCGCCCTCGGACGAACTGGAGCGGCGCATCGCCGAGCTGGAGTCGGGCCGGGGGACGGTGGTGGACACGGCCGCCGCCGACCTGCGCCGCATCGAACGCGACCTGCACGACGGAGCACAGGCCCGCCTCGTCGCCCTCGCCATGGACCTCGGCCTCGCCAAAGAAAAACTCCTCGAAGACCCCCAAGCCGCCGCCAAAATGGTCGACGAAGCCCACGGCGAAGTGAAAACCGCCCTCCGCGAACTCCGCGACCTCGCCCGCGGCATCCACCCCGCCATCCTCACCGACCGCGGACTCGGCCCCGCCCTCTCCCACCTCGCCGCCCGCTGCACCGTCCCCGTCACCGTCACCACCGACCTCCCCCACCGCCCCGCACCCGCCATCGAAGGCATCGCCTACTTCACCGTCTCCGAACTCCTCCAGAACATCAGCAAACACAGCGGGGCGCGGACGGCCCGGGTGGAGATGTGGCGGAGCGGCGACCGGCTGCTGGTCCAGGTGCGGGACGACGGCAAGGGCGGCGCGAGCCCGGACGGGGGCAGCGGCCTGACCGGGCTGGCGGAGCGGCTGGAGGCGGTGGACGGGCTGTTCGTCCTGGACTCGCCGCCGGGCGGGCCGACCACGGTGACGGCCGAACTGCCGTGGCGCGAGCGGCCTGCGAGCTGAGCACGCCCGGCCCGCCACGGGCCGGCGGTTCCCTTCCGGCCTCCCGCCCCTCCGGCCCGCTCCGGCCTGCTCCGGACCGCTCGGCTCCGGCCCGCTCCGGACCGGCGGCCGCGGCGCTCCCCCGGCCACCTCCTCACCCGTCTCCCCCGGCCCGCCTCTCCCCCGCCGGTGGGGAAAACCCCACCCGCGGACGCCGACCCGCTCCATGGCCCCGCCGGCCCCCGCCGCCGCAGCATGGAACCACCCCCACCCGGCGGACCGCGCGGCACCGGCCCCGCGGCCACCACGGCAGAACGGACGGACGACACCATGGCCACCGCGTACGACGCATCGGAGACCCGCGTCCGCAGGCTGCCGGCGGCGCTGCGCGCGCCGCTGGAGGGCCGGACCTGGCGCGAATTCCTCTATCTGCTGCTCAATCTGCCGATGGCGCTGGTGATGTTCGTCTTCGCGGTCTCGATGACGGCCACCGGTCTCGGGCTGCTCGTCACCTTCCTCGGCGTTCCCGTGCTCGCCGCCGCCCTGGCCGGCTGCCGGGCGCTGGGCGCGGTGGAGCGCGGCCGGGCGCGGATGCTGCTGGACCTGGACGTCGGGGCGCCGGCGCCGGTGCGTCCGGAGGCTCCCGGGATGTTCGCGTGGGTCGGGGCGCTCCTCAAGAGCGGGGTCTCCTGGCGGCATCTGCTCTACGCCGTGGTGCACTTCCCGTGGGCGGTGTTCGGCTTCTCCGTCGCGGTCTCCCTGTGGACGTCCGGCTGGTCGCTGCTGCTCTACCCGCTCTGGTTCCCGTTCCTGCCGGACGGCGCCGGTCCGTCGGGTATCCAGCTCTACGGCGACGGGCGCGGCACCACCTTCTATCTCGACACCCCGTTCGAAATCCTGCTGACGGGCGCCGCCGGTTTGCTGGTCGTTCTGGCGACGCCGTGGGTGTTCCGCGGGATGACGATGGTGGACCGGGGGCTGGTCGCCGGTCTGCTGGGGCCCTCGCGGCTGGCCGCCCGGGTCTCGGAGCTGGAGTCGGGGCGGGGGACGGTGGTGGACACGGCCGCCGCCGACCTGCGCCGCATCGAACGCGACCTGCACGACGGAGCACAGGCCCGCCTCGTCGCCCTCGCCATGGACCTCGGCCTCGCCAAAGAAAAACTCCTCGAAGACCCCCAAGCCGCCGCCAAAATGGTCGACGAAGCCCACGGCGAAGTGAAAACCGCCCTCCGCGAACTCCGCGACCTCGCCCGCGGCATCCACCCCGCCATCCTCACCGACCGCGGACTCGGCCCCGCCCTCTCCCACCTCGCCGCCCGCTGCACCGTCCCCGTCACCGTCACCACCGACCTCCCCCACCGCCCCGCACCCGCCATCGAAGGCATCGCCTACTTCACCGTCTCCGAACTCCTCCAGAACATCAGCAAACACAGCGGAGCCCGCCGGGCCACCGTCGACATCTGGCGCGCCGGCGACCGGCTGATGCTGCAGGTCTCCGACGACGGGGCCGGCGGCGCGACGGCGGCCATGAGCGCCGACGGTCCGGCTCCGGGGACGGGACTGGCCGGGCTGGCGGAGCGGGTCGAGGCGGTGGACGGGGTCCTCGCCGTGGACTCCCCCGCCGGCCGCGGCACCGTGGTCACCGCCGAGCTGCCCTGGAGGGACTGACCGGCGCGGGGCCCGCCGCGGCGGTGTTCCCCGTCCCGGCGGCGTTCCGTCCCGGCGGCCCCGCCCCCTCGGCTCCGTGTCCGGCCGGCGACAGCCGCGCGCCGGTATCCGATACCTGGGATGCTGGTGCCGACCGTCGGGGGATCGCGGAGCTGGGGGACGAGGACGTGAACGACAGGGACAGCACGGCACGGACACGGGAGCGGGAGAACACCGGGGTGCGCGTGGTCATCGCCGAGGACTCGGTCCTCCTGCGGGAGGGCCTGACCCGGCTGCTCACCGACCGGGGCCACGAGGTCGTCGCCGGGGTGGGGGACGCGGAGGCACTGCTCAAGGTCATCGGGGAGCTGGCGGCCGACGGGGCGCTGCCGGACGTGGTGGTCGCCGACGTGCGGATGCCGCCCACCCACACCGACGAGGGCGTGCGGGCGGCGGTGCGGCTCCGCCGCGAGCACCCGGGGGTCGGGGTGCTGGTGCTGTCGCAGTACGTGGAGGAGCAGTACGCGACCGAGCTGCTGGCGGCGAGCAGCCGGGGCGTCGGCTATCTGCTCAAGGACCGGGTCGCCGAGGTGCGGGAGTTCGTCGACGCGGTGGTGCGCGTCGCCGCCGGCGGCACCGCCCTGGACCCGGAGGTCGTCGCCCAGCTCCTGGGCCGCAGCCGCAAGCAGGACGTGCTGGCGAACCTCACCCCGCGCGAGCGGGAGGTGCTGGGGCTGATGGCCGAGGGACGGACGAATTCGGCCATCGCGCGCCAGTTGGTGGTGAGCGACGGCGCGGTGGAGAAGCATGTGAGCAACATCTTCCTGAAGCTCGGCCTCTCACCGAGTGACGGGGATCACCGCCGGGTGCTGGCGGTGCTCACCTATCTGAAGTCCTGACCGCATCCCGGAGAGGCCTTCGCGGCGCGGGCCGCGCCGTGCACAGGCGTACGGCCGCACGGGCGCGCGGGCCCCGGCCGAGCCCTTCGGGCGGCCGCCGGGCGGCCCCTCCGCCCCGCCGGTCCGGCCGCCCGGCGGGGGCGGAAGAGAGGCGGTCACCGGAGTGTTGGACCATGGGCCGGGCGGGGCGTCGCAACGGTTCGCCCGAGCCGCGGCCCCGGGTGCCGGCGAGTACCGCCGGAAGGCCGGTCCGCGGGAACCCCGGCGGGGGACGGAACGGGCCGGGAACGGCCGCGGGAAGCACGAAGAGGGACCGAGGCGGGAGAGAAAGGAGAGGCGGAGGCAGCCGGCCATGAGCACCACCGGAGAACGCCCGGAAAGGCACGGGGGAATGGCGGAAATGACCGATGCTGACCTCTCATGTCCGTCTCATAATCATGTCCACCATATGAACTATCCAGGGAAGGCCACCCTTACCGACGTAGAGTGGCCAGCGGGACGGCCGGCCGACGTGTCCGGATCCCGGAGTCGCCGCCTCAAGGGAGGTCCAGTTCAGTGACCAGCCAGGTCAGTAGCCCAGCCGAGCAGGACGGCGGGGCAGCCGCCGGGGACCGCGCGGCCGGCGCCGCGCCCGGCGCGCCGGGCAAGGAAGTCCACCGCCTCGACCGTGTGATCATCCGCTTCGCGGGTGACTCGGGCGACGGCATGCAGCTGACGGGTGACCGCTTCACCTCGGAGACCGCCTCCTTCGGCAACGACCTCTCCACGCTGCCCAACTTCCCCGCCGAGATCCGCGCCCCCGCCGGCACCCTGCCCGGCGTCTCCAGCTTCCAGCTGCACTTCGCCGACCACGACATCCTCACCCCGGGTGACGCGCCGAACGTCCTGGTCGCGATGAACCCGGCCGCGCTCAAGGCCAACCTCGCCGACCTGCCGCACGGCGCGGAGATCATCGTCAACACCGACGAGTTCACCAAGCGCGCCATGGCCAAGGTCGGCTACGCCGCCAGCCCGCTGGACGACGGCTCCCTGGAGGCGTACCGGGTGCACCCGGTGCCGCTGACCACCCTGACCGTCGAGGCCCTGAAGGGCTACGACCTCTCCCGCAAGGACGCCGGCCGCTCCAAGAACATGTTCGCGCTGGGCCTGCTGTCGTGGATGTACCACCGGCCGACCGAGGGCACCGAACGCTTCCTGCGCAGCAAGTTCGCCAAGAAGCCGGAGATCGCCGAGGCGAACGTCGCGGCCTTCCGCGCGGGCTGGAACTTCGGCGAGACCACCGAGGACTTCGCGGTCTCCTACGAGGTGGCCCCGGCCGCCGCCGCGTTCCCCGCCGGCACGTACCGCAACATCTCCGGCAACCTCGCGCTGTCCTACGGGCTGATCGCCGCGTCTCAGCAGGCGGACCTCCCGCTCTACCTGGGCTCGTACCCGATCACCCCGGCCTCGGACATCCTGCACGAGCTGTCCAAGCACAAGAACTTCGGTGTGCGCACCTTCCAGGCCGAGGACGAGATCGCCGCCATCGGCGCGGCGCTCGGTGCGGCCTTCGGCGGGGCGCTGGCGGTGACCACCACCTCCGGCCCCGGGGTCGCGCTCAAGTCCGAGACCATCGGGCTCGCCGTCTCCCTGGAACTGCCGCTGCTGGTCGTGGACATCCAGCGCGGCGGCCCCTCCACCGGCCTGCCCACCAAGACCGAGCAGGCCGACCTGCTGCAGGCCATGTACGGCCGCAACGGCGAGGCTCCGGTGCCGGTCGTCGCCCCGGCGACCCCGGCGGACTGCTTCGACGCCGCGATCGACGCCGCCCGGATCGCGCTCGCCTACCGCACCCCGGTCTTCCTGCTCTCCGACGGGTACCTCGCCAACGGCTCCGAGCCCTGGCGCATTCCCGAGGTCGAGGACCTGCCCGATCTGACCGTGCGCTTCGCCTCCGGCCCCAACCACGAACTGGCCGACGGCACCGAGGTGTTCTGGCCCTACAAGCGCGACCCGCACACCCTCGCGCGCCCCTGGGTCGTTCCCGGCACCCCCGGTCTCGAACACCGCATCGGCGGCATCGAGAAGCAGGACGGCACAGGCAACATCTCCTACGACCCGGCCAACCACGACTTCATGGTCCGCACCCGCCAGGCCAAGATCGACGGCATCGAGGTCCCGGACCTCCTGGTCGACGACCCGTCCGGTGAGGCGAAGGTGCTGGTCCTGGGCTGGGGCTCGACCTACGGCCCCGTCACGGCCGCGGTGCGCCGCGTCCGCGCCGGGGGCCGTTCCGTCGCCCAGGCCCATCTGCGCCATCTCAACCCCTTCCCGCGGAATCTGGGCGAGGTGCTGAAGCGGTACGACCGGGTGGTCGTACCGGAGATGAACCTCGGCCAGCTCGCCGCCCTGCTGCGGGCGAAGTACCTGGTCGACGCCCGCTCGTACAACCAGGTGAACGGAATGCCGTTCAAGGCCGAGCAGCTCGCCGGCGTGGTCAAGGAGGCCATCGATGACTGAGACAGCGACGGAGGGGAGCACCGCGGGGGCGGCGAACGGCAGGTCCGCCACCCCGTTCGAGGCGCTCTCCCTGGTGCCCCGCGCCGAGGCCCCGCAGTCGATGAAGGACTTCAAGTCGGACCAGGAGGTCCGCTGGTGCCCCGGCTGCGGTGACTACGCCGTACTGGCCGCCGTGCAGGGCTTCATGCCCGAGCTGGGGCTGGCCAAGGAGAACATCGTCTTCGTCTCCGGCATCGGCTGCTCCTCCCGCTTCCCGTACTACATGAACACCTACGGGATGCACTCGATCCACG from the Streptomyces xinghaiensis S187 genome contains:
- the nuoK gene encoding NADH-quinone oxidoreductase subunit NuoK; this encodes MHLAYPAVLAALLFCTGLYGVLARRNAILVLMSVELMLNAVNLNLVAFDVWLRDTLHAGQALTLFTITIAAAEIGIGLAIVLLVYRNRGSSDIDRLRDTAEPGGRGPDTGPDGTTAAAADGTQQAPEQKAEAAA
- a CDS encoding NuoI/complex I 23 kDa subunit family protein; the protein is MSPMPGSGLAKGLAVTLRTMTRRAHTARYPDVQPELPPRSRGVIGLFEENCTVCMLCARECPDWCIYIDSHKETVPPAAPGGRERSRNVLDRFAIDFALCMYCGICIEVCPFDALFWSPEFEYAETDILELTHERDKLREWMWTVPAPPALDAAAEEPKEIAAARKTADKIAAAEQAAEAEQAAGGQQPGGPEQPEQRREGGA
- a CDS encoding NADH-quinone oxidoreductase subunit J family protein, coding for MTGTGPALLAAGTLAASEQTRGFLSTSGVEIAFLLVGLVTLGAAVVTVTTRQLVHAALWLVVALGGLAVEYLLLTAEFIAWVQVLIYVGSVVVLLLFGLMLTRAPIGRSPDADSGNRPVALAVASVAAVTLVWVVVDAFRTTWIDLDGPARGSTEASGRMLFSHWVLPFEALSVLLLAALVGAIVLSRRNGTPATPPAGPGTPPPGRSGNTTGRGGGAGSSAGGTRGGSAGNGSGTGRNGDRDDKEQG
- a CDS encoding complex I subunit 1/NuoH family protein — protein: MSDVLDVVWRLLAVFLAFLVLPLVVGQTEHKVMAHMQGRLGPMYAGGFHGWAQLVADGVKFAQKEDIVPARADRRVFQLAPAVALLPYLLVLVAIPVGPGDAVGQSLDAGIFFVLAVLGVGVLGSLMGGWASANKFSLLGGLRTAAQLLAYELPMLLAAASVAMAAGTVSLTGIVDGFQWWWVPWQITGALVFFTAGLAELQRPPFDMPVADSEIIFGAYTEYTGLRFALFLLAEYAGIVVLCALTAVLFLGGWHGPFAADGLGWVWTLLKTGLLAFVVIWLRVSYPRLREDQLQKLAWTVLVPLALTQIALTGVVKVVIS
- a CDS encoding NADH-quinone oxidoreductase subunit L — translated: MTTTTLAVLVPLLPFLGAAAILLTGRRAPGFVRPLAVLPTLAAAILAGFTAVRQGGGEALDAGTRLTPTGSVPIDLALHLDGFAVLVAVLVGTVATCVQLYSTGYLRDDPRYASYAALVSLFTAAMLLVVYSGDLMVLLVGWEIMGICSYFLVGHYWETEAARAASLKAFLVTKLGDVPLLIGLFALADEAGTFRISGVLTAASSGDGLAHPTLIALLLLAGVAGKSAQFPLHTWLPDAMAGPTPVSALIHAATMVAAGVYFVARLLPVFTSSAVALVVLGLMAAVTMAGSALAALAQDDIKRVLAYSTLGQLGYMTGALAVGERGAAVFHLLTHGAFKALLFLGAGVLIHVAGTNSLAAMSRMPELRRRAPDAFWTMTVALLALAAVPPFSGFFSKEAVLGAAEHTALGDSPGIPAAAGWIVLAAGLLTALLTAAYATRLWLLMGVPGARASAAPDAVPDAAPAAAPGTTPAAGRSTEPAAATVPDDGEDARSAPAGAGPAGEPGAAGAPGLTPNTPHHGPTPVVMNAVLWVLFLPAAGLGAAVGWLPRWFDGDSLAPTLVTSVLGTGLALVGILLTYATWRHTTALARPAVRPFPAAAVPAHPGTGEPARSEAEAIATHEPAYGDIASAPDPADPGRLLLGPLHRHAAAGFHLDRLYSAVFVRPVRAAARLVNFLDREVVETYVRGAAAGPGLLGAAVRRAQTGNVQTYLGALLAGSVVLAVAAVLVATGTGA